The Balearica regulorum gibbericeps isolate bBalReg1 chromosome 5, bBalReg1.pri, whole genome shotgun sequence genomic interval caCAATACAAACCATAAAACTATATaggataatttaaaaatacagtcataTCTTTAGTTTACAGGAGCAAAAGCTGTTGTTTTCATATCTTATTAAGATATCggatattaattttcttctactcAAATGCAAACATCCAAGTTCCTGTCACTAatgaagtaatattttaatttttaaaatttactttggAAACTATTTGTATTACCTACAAGTCAAACCAAAAATGAGACTAATCAGCTTTTTCCTTGCCAAAGCAGATTTACCATTCAGCACCTGTAATGAGAAGTTTTATTCAACTATTTATATTGCAGTTACTGGCTATAAGGTATCCATGATATATATGTTACCTAGTTGAATATTTTTTATAGGTGCATGCTGAAAACTGCTCACATAAAAAAGCATGAGGGTAATTTGGCTCCAGCTGGCATTCAGCCGAAAGCAGGTCTGTGTGCGGCTGCCTGGGTAGGAATACTTCCACATCCTTGTATAAAACATTTCCCTTCCACAGTCATTCTTGAAAACATACTTTTCCCATATCAGTGTTCATGAATACCAAGTAAAAGGTAAAGAAATTGCCCTCGAAGgaaactcttcatttttatttaaacgAATACTTAATGAATCTACTTAAGAAGTACTTGCCCGAGGATATTTCTAGAACTATCTGTGAAGAGAAacctgtaaaattaaaatattaaaagtgttAAACTTTTTATGGAATGGAATAAACCTTTCTTCCTATTTCAGGGTGCAATAAAAGCTCCGTGGCAAAGCAACCAGCACATGGCTTCTGACAGCACAGGGTGGTAGGTGCCTGGACACACTGCCTGCACTAAGGTTAACAGCCAAAGTACAGCACAGCCATGGCTGGAAATTTCCCCAAACAGGTCTTCTGTTGGGAAAAGTGGAGTAAACACAGAGTCCTTAGGCATTTTGATCCACCACTTCAGCTTAAGCATGTTCGGACTGTTGGCAGTGCCCGTCTTGGTGAAGATGCTGGCCCAGGTCTGAAGGAGTGCAACTGTGATGAGCAGCAAAAGTTGCTACTTTACTTTATGGGGGTAGGGGTGTTATATGTTCTTTTACAATGCAGAGCTTTAATTTGTAATATTAATGGAAGTACTTAATgaaatagaagaagaaatagaagtattttatgaagggcaaatcatgcctaacaaatttggtggccgtctatgatggggttacaggattggtggataaggaaagagcaactgatgtcatctacctggactcaTGCAAAGTATTTGACACTGCCTTGCATGACACCCTtctgtctaaattggagacatggatttgacggatggaccactaGGTtgataaggaattggctggatggtctcactcaaagagttgcagtcaacagctcgatgtccaagtggagatcagtgacgagtggcattcctcaagggtcggtattgggaccgacactatttaacatctttgttggtgacatggagagtgggatcgagtgcacaTAGTTAAGAGGAAgcaattcttcactgtgagagtggtgaggcactggaacagagaggttgtggatgctccTTCCCTATTCAAGgagttcaaggccaggttagatggggctttgATCAACCTGATCTAGTAGAGAgtctccctgcccatggtaggggggttggaactagatgatctttaaggtcccttccaacccaaaccattctatgattctatgaaatttcaTTCATTAAGCATCTTCATGCCCACAAGAAGACGACAGGTATTATCATCTGATGCAGAGAGAGGCAAAGAAATATCAGATATCAGAGATCATCTCTTGAGCTGGACACTGCCCTTTCCCATGCTTCCCCTCCAGAAGATGGATACAAGCCTCAGGCAGATTGCTTCAgttggagaaggaggaggagggattcAAGAGAAACATCTGCAGAGAGGATCCTGCCAGCATGAGGGGCAGGCTGGGACTAGCCAAGTGCCTGGAGTATGCACAGGTGTGCCCTGGGGCATGAGTGCCATTGCCACATGTTGTGATCAGCAGTAGTTcaactgtaagaaaaaatgtagagtagaagcaaatatattttagccatttttttttcattcaggaTGATAAAGAAGCAGAGTTTGCTAACTCCCTAGAATTACCAAAAAATAACTATAAATTTAAAGCCAAGATCAGCTTCACTCGGCTCCACTGAACTGTGCCACTAATGTTTCTCACCCTCCCCAAGACCTGCAGCTCCACCAGCACTGTCcaaacacaaatgttttctcCACCCCCCCAGTGTGCTTGGCACCCTCTTCCTGTGCCATTCTCTGTTTGTTCAAATCTCTGTTCATTTTCTCACCTCTCTCACCCTGTCATCTTTTCATTAACATGGgattatttttgctcttttttccttcagtcttcatattggatttcattttaatctatttactgaccttttcccttctcctaATGATTTTGTAGTTGTAGTCCATGGAAATGGGTGAAAAGCTGATTCCAGAGGGACAGGACTGGTCACTAAAATCAATGATACTCGAGGATCAAACATTTTACCCTCCAGCTGACTTCAGTAGCAAACTTCCTTGTGCATCTGAGGATGCAATCCAAACCGCAAGACGGTAAACAATTAATTGACCTATTTTTTAAGAGGATATGTCAGAGTTAATGGGTAACGTACTTAGGCAGCTTGAGACAGAATTGAGGgctcatatttttaatgcttcataTATCTATAGGTGCtgaactctgaagaaaaatggtgATCATCATCATTGTACATTCCTGACAAAAACGCAAGTCAGAGAATTTCACTGCATCGACCCCAGTTAAAGCACATGTGAGAGAAGCATAAAGGGTTAATTATtctcacatttaaaatatattctgtatttacagTCTGGATTTCGCTTAAGCCCCTCACTACAGGCTCtataaatttctcttttcaactGCATAAACGTCTGCTTGCTTCTCTCAATATAAGTACTTAGAGAGTGTGACCAGATTCTGAAAGCCATAAATTCTGtgaattttgtaatattttgtgAGGTGCCTCAATATTcctttcatttgcctttttttttttttcttaactataAATAGAGCCTTCTTTCTGCAACCAGTCTCCAAAGGTCACCTTACAATGTTTTGCTATTTCCCGTATTAAGCAGCAATGCTTTTCAGCTGACATTCCAACTTCAAGTCATGCATATGAGCATGATGTGAGCTTGCTTCAGACTACAGTGAGAGGGCTGCAAACAAGACTGCTGTATAATtgctgagaaaaataacatcCATTGTCAAAAAGGGCACTTCATCAAACAAAATTTAGCTGCATGAATACAAGTGTCTCCAAATATTTGGTTCATGCTAAAAATATAgcacatttattaaaaatatatatttataaacattggTATGAACAGACACAGATGTTaagcaaatgagaaaggaaaaataaccatGTAATGTATTTCTCCCAACATTTTATCAGGTTTAGGCAGACCTTGCTCAATGgaattgtttttttcatgattGCACCATATGTTCATTCTAAATAAAAAGCTTGTCAGATTCAATGtaagtaaaagcaaaaaccaagagaaaaaaatcatttgacCTAACGAACACGTGATCTGTGCTATGATGCTATCTTTGAGTTCATTCTTTGCGAGTATACAGTATACATTTCTAATGGTATATAGTgtacagtttctttctttccttttttttttttccttttaattgtgTTAGAACAACATATCCCTGGTGGATTTCTTCAAAGCTACAACTTACATAATTGCAGTCATTTTCCCccaaactgaaaaccaaaccGAAAGGAAGAGGGCAGGACACAAGAGTTAAGCTTGTTACTGTGTGAAAAAGTCTTGTTAAATTAATTGTGCTTCAGTCTtcgctgcctgcaggcagtgctTTTATGATGTGTTAGTATAATACAGAGTCAATTCTGATTAAACATCTTGTCAATAGTCAACAATGTTTGTTGTCACTCTTAATGGCCTTTTTATCTGGTCTATTTGCATGCCTCCTAGTTTACAACGTTGTGtaaatatacacaaaaatgATCACGATGAGGTTCAGAATTGTCCCAATAATTCCAAGCATTGCCAAGATggtttcttctttgctttccttttcttgactGCCTTTATCTTCTTCATTTCCACTAGTGATTACCATCTTGGTAGCCAGTTTCTTTATCCTCCCCTTCAGGATAACCTAGATTTAGGGAGAAAAACATCAAAACGGATTGTTAGTTTGAGTTTCCAAGCTCATTTTAGCGGTGGAGCCTATTGCAGAATTTTTGCCCCATAATGCATTAAGAATTCAAAAAGATTAATACTTTTACTAGCTGCTTagtaaatgtttaattaaaatgatagTTCAGCTAGCCTCTAGATTACTTATAACCATCCATAACACTCTCTGCTTATGTGCCAGCAATCATTCATAACACATATAATTCATCTGCAATGTTGTTATAAAACTGGTTAGAAATGTACCAACAAGGTGTGACTCCACTGGTGTCAGTGGGGATTTTGCCTGCATTAGGACTGCAGGAGACCATCTTGTCAAGTTGCGGAGACTCTAGATTTACACTTCAGTACCAAGAAGCAAGTggatgacagaaataaaactgagaagaTCTCgtttctttttaataggaaaaaacaccaaagagAAAGGCATTTTGTCTCCTGACAAGAAGGAAGTCAGCAGTGACTTCccaataaataattcaaaacaaaagcaaaactaaaataacatccatcttggcttttattttcctcattcttaATGCCCGATGAAAAGTTACTTGCAGTGCAGTGAGCTGAAATATATTGATCTGCCTGCAGGGAGGACACAGCCCTTTcccaagcagcagccccagcccctgaactgctgaaaaaaaagaagattctttAAGTGTGGGAACAGTCCTGActcccagcactgctggagcCACAAAGAAAGATGCTCCCTTGTCTTCCAGCCAAGCGCTGAGATCTGGGTAAACATTTGAttgttcaaattaaaaatggataaatTCTATTTATCTGTGCTTACCTAATGCTGCAAATTCTGATCtcataggcaaaacagagcACCCCAGCAAACTGAAAAAGGCTGGCTGGTTTCCCAAAGCCAACTGATCTGCCAACAGCTGGCTTCAGGCAATGCCCTGCTGTTGTGTCCCAAAGCTGCAAACCATGTTCCATGATGTTTCTGCTGCAGTAAGCAGTGGTAGGATGTAGCAAAAAAATGCTCCTCAACGGCTCCTGGCTATAGGAGGGGTTTGGTTGGAGGAGGAAGTGGCACAGGTGCTTCCCTCACTCCTCCTTCTAACTCATGGAGCAAAACCACTAGATCTCATGCAGTGTGGATGTGCACGGCAGGGAGGGCCCAAAGAACTGGTCACCACCTGCACGGAGACACATCCCTGCCAGCTGGTCTCACCACAGGGGACCCCTGACCTGCCTCTCCATTGAGTTCCTGGGCTGAACAGCCACGGAGCAGCGACCAGAGTACCGAAAAGATGGAAAGGAGCGGGAGAGGTGAGGAAATCCTGTGACGGAGagactgaggggaaaaaagagaatccAGACAAAACAACCTGTATTTTGTCACATCTGCAAGTTGTTCATATATAGGACAGTGAGTAACTGCAGGTAACTTCCTAGAAAGGGCATCATGGTTGAATCCCAGCAGGTACAAGTGATAAGTGGTGAGTAAGGCAGAAGCGGGCATCTGCGGAGGTGCCACTGGCCTTTACACTTACACTTGCATTAGCATTTACATGTTTTGCCTGAGTCAGCAGGAAACAAGAACGAGGCAGGCAGTAACCCGAGGGTACCCATGGCAGACGCAAATCAGTGGGAGCAGGGGGCACCAGGCAGAGGGGTACTGCATCACACATCAGAGCGTGGTCATCCAGCAGGGTAACCTGCTCCAGGAGAGCAAAGCCACAGAGGCACCAGGTAGCTCCCAGGGACactggctcctgctgcccccctcCAGGTTCTCTTCCAGCCCTCAAAAATTCCCTTGTCCCCACTGTTCCTCCAGCCACAGCCATCTGCAACTCCTCCTGCAGGACCTACCTCTTCTAGCATCAGAAGAGCTTCGTTGTATTTGCCACTGGCtggtgtccagaggagggctgggTTCAGCTTTGCATCCAGCAGGTGCCCTCCCTACCTTATTAATTGCCACCACGTAGTCAGCGATATTTTAACAAGCAAATTGGCTCTGGGAAGTCACAGGAGAGTTCCTACCAAAGCCATTTACAATAACCTCACAACACAGGCGCATCCACTCCATGTGGCATTGGACCACAAACCCGCATCCCAAGCTGTGACATGCAGCCGTTACTTCACCCACAAAGCCATGAGTCATTTGGATATCgtgttctttttcccttcagtaaCTGGGAGATTTTCCCTCTGGTCAAATGTCTGCATTTcactgtttatttgaaaaatcaagtGGGATCACAAATACGATCTGATAAAATCCCAGGCCTGGAATGCAAGGATTGAGGGGAGGGTGAAGTCCTTGCTGGCTGGTTCCCACAAGAGCCAAGCGCTCTCAATTCATCACTCTAGCTCCCACAGAAATATAGTCATACTCCAGCATCTTGTGGGTCAAGCCCttccagctttgaaaaaaagccAGAGAAGGTACAATGGGTCTCTCTGCATCCCATGGTTTGGGCACAGTTTCCCATTCACATCAACATAAACCCACACAGAGTAGTGCAGAGCCCCAGCCAGGGCAGATTTGCACATGCACTGTGTGCACCGACACTCTTAACTTTGGCATGGTGACTCTGTACCACATGTGCTAGACAATCTTATTTCTAGGATTAATATGAGCAGAGACAGAATGGGGGCATCCGAACTCCTCTTATTAACATCCCCAGCCTTTTCTTAATAAATCCAAACTGTGCAGCATGAAGTTAGTGTCAAACTCTTTCCTGCAGGACACTAGATCCTAAAACTAACATAAATctaaaaagcagataaataattcacaaaagaaaaaaaatatatcaaaggCTATTAGATATAAAGACAAAGCCTCTGGCTTAGGAAATTCTTCAGTTGTGAATTTTTTGGAAGCCAAGAAAGTATTCTGGGGAAGTACCACCACATCCTTGCCTTGTTATTAAAGTCTTTCCCAGACACTCATTGCTGGTTACTGAGAGAAAGGGAGTCCCTGGGCTGCATGATCTCTGATCTGAGGTTGTACAAtcacttttctcctctttgcaaTTATTAGCAAGGAAATACTGAGTGGTTTCAAACCCAAACACCGCCAACACAACTCAGACTGCCAGATTATTTCTGTCCCACTAAGGGGCCTTAACTGAGGGAGAAGGTCTTCAGTGTGATGCAGTGAATTATGCATGGAGAA includes:
- the LOC104640386 gene encoding protein TUNAR isoform X2; its protein translation is MLCASHLFLMHCMVILKGRIKKLATKMVITSGNEEDKGSQEKESKEETILAMLGIIGTILNLIVIIFVYIYTTL